A section of the Candidatus Moraniibacteriota bacterium genome encodes:
- a CDS encoding phosphoribosyltransferase gives MSTASQVLADVNAVITDSHLVYTSGKHASAYVNKDAVYPHIRKTSALSRMIAIEFANDCVDVVIAPAVGGVILSQWIAYHLSMVLGASDVLGVYAEKETEGVADPEGKGRKCYIETGNFVIKRGSDKLIQGKRVLVAEDVINTGGSVRKTIEAVRQCGGVVVGVGALCNRGGVTMQDLDVPKFVPLMEVTLDAWDEADCPLCERGVPINTEVGKGREYLARKTVR, from the coding sequence ATGAGCACTGCTTCTCAAGTCCTCGCTGACGTAAATGCTGTCATTACCGACAGTCATCTCGTCTATACCTCTGGCAAACACGCCTCGGCCTATGTCAACAAAGATGCGGTCTATCCGCATATCCGCAAGACATCAGCTCTCTCCCGCATGATCGCCATCGAGTTTGCCAATGATTGTGTCGACGTGGTTATCGCTCCGGCTGTCGGTGGCGTGATCCTTTCGCAGTGGATAGCGTACCATCTTTCGATGGTTCTGGGAGCATCGGATGTGCTTGGTGTCTATGCCGAGAAAGAAACCGAGGGAGTCGCGGATCCGGAAGGCAAAGGCAGGAAGTGCTACATCGAGACGGGCAACTTTGTCATCAAGAGAGGCTCTGACAAGCTCATCCAAGGCAAACGAGTGCTCGTGGCGGAGGATGTCATCAATACAGGTGGCTCGGTAAGGAAGACCATCGAGGCAGTGCGCCAGTGTGGCGGCGTGGTCGTCGGAGTCGGGGCTCTCTGCAATCGTGGCGGTGTCACGATGCAAGACCTCGATGTACCGAAGTTCGTCCCGCTCATGGAAGTGACACTCGACGCATGGGACGAAGCAGACTGTCCACTCTGTGAACGGGGTGTCCCGATCAATACCGAAGTCGGTAAGGGGCGGGAGTATCTCGCTCGGAAGACAGTCCGCTGA
- the ddlA gene encoding D-alanine--D-alanine ligase: MPKKIRVGILFGGKSVEHEVSLRSASNVIAALDRKKYTPVLIGIDKGGHWQTGQDLLGSGVSAMSALAQEGQHHVTLTPANAGQLVPLSAGAKRESLQSVDVVFPILHGPLGEDGTVQGLLKLAGVPFVGASVLGSAIGMDKDVMKRLLREAGLPVAKFITLRKGEPCSYHEAAKKLGAIMFIKPANAGSSVGISKVKRAKDFKEAVRVAFTYDTKVIIEEFIVGREIECAILGNHKPIASIPGEVIPTHEFYSYEAKYLDEQGARIEIPARLTKQQVKAVQKLAIQTFRVLECAGLGRVDFFLTPRGRWYVNEINTLPGFTSISMYPKLFEATGIPYAELIDRLIMLALERFGEEGQLMTSRL; this comes from the coding sequence ATGCCGAAAAAAATCCGCGTGGGAATCCTGTTTGGCGGGAAATCAGTGGAACACGAAGTCTCGCTCCGGTCGGCGAGCAATGTCATCGCGGCTTTGGACCGGAAGAAGTACACGCCGGTGCTCATCGGTATCGACAAAGGCGGACACTGGCAGACGGGCCAAGACCTCTTGGGATCGGGGGTGAGCGCCATGAGCGCCCTAGCTCAAGAGGGGCAGCATCACGTGACCCTGACGCCAGCCAATGCAGGGCAGCTCGTCCCTCTCTCGGCGGGAGCCAAAAGAGAATCCTTGCAATCCGTCGATGTGGTCTTCCCCATCCTCCATGGACCATTGGGTGAGGATGGGACGGTCCAGGGACTTTTGAAACTCGCTGGTGTGCCATTTGTCGGAGCGAGTGTGCTCGGTTCGGCTATCGGGATGGACAAGGATGTGATGAAACGTCTCCTCCGAGAGGCTGGTCTTCCAGTAGCAAAGTTCATCACGCTTCGGAAAGGGGAGCCGTGTTCCTATCATGAGGCAGCAAAAAAACTCGGGGCAATCATGTTCATCAAACCGGCCAATGCAGGCTCATCGGTCGGGATCTCCAAGGTCAAACGAGCGAAGGATTTCAAGGAAGCTGTCCGTGTCGCCTTCACCTATGACACGAAGGTCATCATCGAGGAATTTATTGTCGGCCGGGAAATCGAGTGTGCCATCCTCGGGAATCACAAACCGATCGCGTCGATTCCCGGTGAAGTCATCCCCACTCACGAATTTTATAGCTATGAGGCGAAGTACCTGGATGAACAGGGGGCGCGGATTGAAATCCCAGCAAGGCTGACCAAACAGCAAGTCAAAGCGGTGCAAAAACTTGCCATTCAGACTTTCCGGGTTCTGGAATGTGCTGGCTTGGGGCGGGTCGATTTCTTTCTGACACCACGTGGGAGATGGTATGTGAACGAGATCAATACCCTCCCTGGTTTCACGAGTATCAGCATGTATCCCAAGCTCTTTGAGGCAACCGGTATCCCATACGCCGAGCTTATCGACCGATTGATCATGTTGGCGCTGGAGCGATTTGGCGAGGAGGGACAGTTGATGACTTCGCGGTTATGA
- the queA gene encoding tRNA preQ1(34) S-adenosylmethionine ribosyltransferase-isomerase QueA: protein MNLADLDRYDYSLPPELIRKMPLEPRDSARLFIYDTATDTVRFDAFAHLADYLPPASLVVLNDTRVHPARLWLQKPTGGKIEVFVLVNEWDGQGLIPAFVDRKLSIGDRLVFPNGDGFVVERQDEQRFFFRLESAQPLFELLNTFGLTPVPHYLESDSAPDEAMLRKRYQTVFAAAGQSVAAPTASLHFTDRVFEALEERGIETERITLDVGPGTFAPLTERNFETSRLHAERVTVTAGAARRLNVAKETNHPVVAVGTTVARTLETVRQQGSFQAHTGLIDTFIYPPYRFTAVDILLTNFHLPKTSLMLLVDAFLQDKGAKQSVTDLYTIAIQEHFSFYSFGDSLLIR, encoded by the coding sequence ATGAATTTGGCTGACCTCGACCGTTACGATTACTCGCTCCCGCCCGAGCTCATCCGGAAGATGCCGCTCGAGCCGCGTGATAGTGCCCGGCTTTTCATCTATGACACGGCCACGGATACGGTCCGTTTTGACGCGTTCGCACATCTCGCGGACTATCTCCCGCCCGCATCTCTCGTCGTCCTGAACGATACACGTGTTCATCCGGCGCGACTCTGGCTACAGAAGCCGACCGGCGGCAAGATTGAAGTATTTGTGCTCGTGAACGAATGGGACGGACAGGGACTGATCCCAGCTTTTGTCGATCGAAAGCTCTCAATTGGTGACCGACTCGTGTTTCCGAATGGCGATGGTTTCGTGGTTGAACGACAGGATGAACAGCGCTTCTTCTTCCGGTTGGAGAGCGCACAGCCACTTTTTGAGCTTCTGAATACATTTGGTTTGACTCCAGTGCCGCATTATTTGGAAAGTGACAGCGCACCAGATGAGGCCATGCTGCGGAAACGCTATCAGACGGTGTTCGCGGCCGCGGGTCAATCCGTGGCGGCCCCGACGGCCTCGCTTCACTTCACGGATCGAGTCTTTGAAGCGCTTGAGGAGCGGGGGATCGAGACGGAGCGGATCACACTCGATGTCGGTCCGGGTACCTTCGCCCCGCTGACGGAGAGGAATTTCGAGACGAGTCGGCTTCATGCCGAGCGTGTGACCGTCACCGCCGGAGCCGCCCGACGGCTGAATGTGGCCAAAGAGACAAACCACCCAGTTGTCGCGGTTGGGACGACTGTTGCACGGACGCTTGAGACAGTGAGGCAGCAAGGGAGTTTCCAGGCCCATACGGGGCTGATCGACACATTTATCTACCCGCCCTATCGTTTCACGGCGGTCGATATCCTCCTCACGAATTTCCATCTCCCGAAAACCTCGCTCATGCTCCTCGTCGATGCCTTCCTCCAGGACAAGGGCGCGAAACAGAGCGTCACGGATCTGTACACTATCGCGATCCAGGAACACTTTTCATTCTACTCATTCGGTGACAGTCTACTCATCCGCTGA
- a CDS encoding DUF2339 domain-containing protein produces MEPEDQKNENDASLRELLIKMNTQLEEQSREIASLKHANQVTPPTAEPTRTAPLIPEGTAFASPVPPTPPTPPAPPVYTEKKAEQPTPAAHSASFEEKLGMKWFSVAGIVVLILGISFFLKYAFDNDWIGETGRVIIGIAIGVGLLGLGEKLIRQYPRYAYLLTGGGIVILYLSFFAAYQFYHLLPVWAAYGAFTLVTASGMALAIRYDAQLILVLASAGGFMTPILISSGENHPVALFSYILILDIAILIVSFFKSWYRLNVLGSIATVFIYLAWSGQFYSDSQLLVALTFMTLFFILYSVSFLAYRIRSKTETKAGLNEPLTADRALTLLLPLIYFVGVWSLLWVEYRPFMGYFTALLGLYYFLFAYAAKAFSPNDSTLRALLSFLSIGFLTLAIPIEFRGNVITLAWIVEMFVIFAYGIYTRHQAILQFGLLVAALTFLRLIIIEPFHIDPGSSAIFNGRFLTYLFAVGVLFLLGYLAQRGLDSTEDLRWKATISSYIVLFFFTANFFAVSAGSMEIDYYYDTRISAVDATTASLGYTADYDPGRAAREELRSLQSWASVTLSLFWIAYAIVLLAFGMLRKSRWPRIGGLLLLVFALLKLFFHDLWSLGPLYRIISSIVLGIVLLSISFLYTRYRERFREII; encoded by the coding sequence ATGGAACCAGAAGATCAGAAGAATGAGAACGATGCGTCGCTTCGCGAGCTGCTCATCAAGATGAATACCCAGCTGGAGGAGCAAAGCCGTGAGATTGCCTCGCTGAAGCATGCTAATCAGGTGACACCGCCCACGGCCGAGCCAACCAGAACGGCACCATTGATTCCCGAGGGAACCGCTTTTGCATCGCCCGTTCCACCGACCCCGCCAACGCCTCCCGCTCCTCCGGTGTACACGGAAAAGAAGGCTGAACAACCGACCCCGGCTGCTCACTCGGCTTCCTTTGAAGAGAAACTCGGCATGAAATGGTTTTCGGTCGCGGGTATCGTGGTCCTTATCCTGGGGATTTCCTTCTTCCTTAAATACGCCTTCGACAACGATTGGATCGGGGAGACGGGTCGGGTCATCATCGGTATCGCGATCGGCGTCGGGCTGCTCGGACTGGGTGAAAAGCTCATCCGGCAGTATCCGAGATACGCGTACCTCCTGACCGGCGGGGGGATTGTGATTCTCTACCTCTCTTTCTTTGCGGCCTATCAGTTCTATCACCTCCTGCCGGTCTGGGCCGCCTATGGAGCCTTTACGCTCGTGACGGCGTCCGGGATGGCGTTGGCAATTCGGTACGATGCGCAGCTCATCCTTGTGTTGGCTTCGGCCGGCGGTTTCATGACCCCGATACTTATCTCTTCGGGCGAAAACCACCCCGTCGCGCTCTTCTCGTATATTCTCATCCTCGATATCGCCATCCTGATTGTCTCATTCTTCAAATCCTGGTACCGACTCAACGTACTCGGATCGATTGCAACCGTCTTCATATACCTGGCCTGGTCAGGGCAGTTTTATAGTGACAGCCAACTCTTGGTCGCCCTGACGTTCATGACACTCTTCTTCATCTTGTACTCCGTATCGTTCCTCGCCTATCGGATCCGATCCAAGACCGAGACAAAAGCTGGACTGAACGAGCCGCTCACGGCTGACCGAGCGCTGACACTCCTGTTGCCGCTTATCTACTTTGTCGGTGTCTGGAGTCTCTTGTGGGTTGAGTATCGTCCTTTCATGGGGTACTTCACCGCTCTGCTCGGTCTGTACTATTTCCTCTTCGCCTACGCCGCGAAAGCATTTTCTCCCAACGATTCGACGCTCCGGGCGCTGCTCTCTTTCCTTTCGATCGGATTCCTCACGCTGGCGATCCCGATCGAGTTCCGAGGTAATGTTATCACCCTGGCCTGGATCGTCGAGATGTTCGTCATCTTCGCTTACGGCATCTACACGCGGCACCAAGCGATCCTGCAGTTCGGATTGCTGGTGGCGGCGCTGACCTTCCTGCGTCTCATCATCATCGAACCGTTCCATATCGATCCGGGATCCAGTGCGATCTTCAATGGACGATTTCTGACGTACCTGTTTGCGGTCGGAGTGCTTTTCCTGCTTGGATATCTCGCGCAGCGCGGTCTTGACTCGACAGAGGATCTCCGCTGGAAAGCGACCATATCATCATATATTGTTTTGTTCTTCTTTACGGCTAATTTCTTTGCTGTCTCCGCAGGCAGTATGGAGATAGATTATTACTATGACACCCGGATCAGCGCGGTCGATGCCACTACGGCATCCTTGGGGTATACGGCGGACTATGATCCGGGCCGGGCAGCTCGCGAGGAACTCCGGAGTCTCCAAAGTTGGGCGAGCGTAACCCTGTCGCTCTTTTGGATCGCGTACGCTATCGTTTTGCTTGCGTTCGGGATGCTTCGGAAATCCCGCTGGCCGCGTATCGGTGGACTGCTCCTCCTCGTGTTCGCGCTTCTCAAGTTGTTTTTCCATGATCTCTGGAGTCTCGGCCCGCTCTATCGGATCATCTCATCGATCGTGCTCGGCATCGTGCTCCTGTCGATCTCGTTCTTGTACACTCGCTATCGGGAGCGGTTTCGGGAGATTATTTAG
- the pyrF gene encoding orotidine-5'-phosphate decarboxylase — translation MSDKRCFKELLQAGWDAGKFVCVGLDSELEKIPAMVYLPRGDGNVRDVAQTMTIFNQIIVEATKDLVLAYKPNLAFYIAHGDLGLWALRDTVLHIHTVAPDVPVILDAKDMDIGNTNAGYVQMAFEYCEADAITVNPYLGMEAAQPFLDQKDKGVIVLCRTSNKGSGEFQGLDVSGDSVPGGYMLLYQYVAHRVSRYWNTNGNCALVVGATYPGELAEVRQIVGDVMPILIPGIGAQGGDLEATVKAGRDSRGQGMIINASRSIIFASSGPEFAEAARRETQKLNGLINQYRNA, via the coding sequence ATGTCAGACAAGCGATGTTTCAAAGAGTTGCTTCAGGCGGGCTGGGATGCGGGGAAATTTGTCTGCGTCGGGCTCGACAGCGAACTGGAGAAGATTCCCGCCATGGTTTACCTCCCTCGGGGAGATGGAAACGTTCGTGATGTTGCTCAAACGATGACCATCTTCAACCAAATCATCGTTGAGGCGACCAAGGATCTTGTCCTTGCCTACAAGCCGAATCTCGCGTTCTATATCGCTCATGGCGATCTCGGCCTCTGGGCACTTCGCGATACGGTGCTGCACATTCATACTGTCGCGCCGGACGTTCCGGTGATTCTCGATGCCAAGGACATGGACATCGGCAATACTAATGCCGGCTATGTGCAGATGGCATTCGAGTATTGCGAGGCGGATGCGATCACGGTCAATCCGTATCTCGGTATGGAAGCGGCTCAGCCGTTCCTCGACCAGAAAGACAAGGGTGTCATCGTGCTCTGCCGGACGTCCAACAAGGGCTCTGGTGAGTTTCAGGGTCTAGACGTCTCTGGGGACAGCGTGCCCGGTGGATATATGCTTCTTTACCAGTATGTAGCACATCGTGTTTCGAGGTATTGGAACACAAATGGTAATTGTGCTCTCGTTGTCGGAGCCACGTATCCGGGAGAACTTGCCGAAGTTCGCCAGATCGTCGGTGATGTTATGCCGATTCTCATCCCAGGTATCGGGGCGCAGGGTGGCGACTTGGAAGCAACCGTGAAAGCGGGTAGGGACAGTCGTGGGCAGGGGATGATCATCAATGCCTCACGCAGCATCATCTTCGCTTCAAGCGGCCCAGAATTCGCCGAAGCCGCCCGTCGTGAGACGCAGAAGCTGAACGGTCTCATCAACCAGTATCGCAACGCCTGA
- a CDS encoding DUF3999 family protein, producing the protein MLLKSAFVGGFFGVGVLLSLPSVASADFRLSDWLSTKELTVQSPGLVRFAIDDEVFSGSKSDLSDLRIISPEGKEVPYKLSAARVTTEVQSLAFPISNNSSVPGESTSVIIDTSQAGPINELSIRTASRNFQRNVTVYGSDDRTSWRVLRENAYIYDYLDGRGNFHATGTTISIPTSTFASLKIVIDDPKGSPVVILGVTGRQTKTVSAREVFRELPYQMDKDAESQESMIVIDEGSEGIPASRVKLEIDEKNFNRSVIVESGDDRVTWRRLGQDYIFRYATPRFFGEKTEVTFPETFDRYLRLRILDYDDQSLTLGTLRLASLYREVVFEAKQAGIFSVYFGNPGAHRPVYDFEQYVAYLDPSSATEAVSGARYVNAAYVAPVAPPLPFSERYPYLLPGALILFVASLTLIMLRFIRNDR; encoded by the coding sequence ATGTTGCTCAAAAGTGCTTTCGTTGGTGGATTCTTCGGGGTCGGGGTACTACTCTCGTTACCCTCGGTCGCCTCAGCAGATTTCCGCTTGTCAGACTGGCTCTCTACCAAGGAGCTGACGGTCCAGTCTCCAGGACTGGTTCGTTTTGCGATCGATGACGAGGTATTCTCGGGATCGAAGAGTGACCTCTCGGATCTCCGGATCATCTCGCCGGAGGGGAAGGAAGTCCCGTACAAGCTCTCGGCTGCTAGAGTGACGACCGAGGTGCAGTCTCTAGCGTTCCCAATCTCAAACAATTCTTCCGTCCCAGGAGAATCGACGAGCGTCATCATCGACACGAGCCAGGCTGGTCCGATCAATGAGCTCAGTATCCGGACCGCATCCAGAAATTTTCAACGCAACGTGACTGTGTACGGATCGGATGACAGGACCTCTTGGCGCGTCCTTCGCGAGAACGCTTACATCTATGATTATCTGGATGGGCGGGGGAATTTCCACGCGACCGGTACGACAATTTCTATCCCGACGAGCACGTTTGCCTCCCTCAAGATCGTCATCGACGATCCCAAGGGTTCGCCGGTCGTCATCCTCGGTGTTACCGGACGCCAGACCAAGACCGTCTCGGCCAGGGAAGTCTTTCGGGAACTCCCGTACCAGATGGACAAAGATGCCGAATCCCAAGAGAGTATGATCGTGATTGATGAGGGATCAGAAGGAATCCCTGCCAGCCGGGTGAAACTCGAAATCGATGAGAAGAATTTCAATCGCAGTGTCATTGTTGAGTCGGGGGATGACAGGGTTACCTGGCGCCGTCTCGGTCAGGACTATATCTTTCGGTACGCTACGCCTCGTTTCTTTGGCGAAAAGACCGAGGTTACTTTTCCGGAGACGTTTGATCGGTACCTCCGCCTTCGGATACTCGACTATGACGATCAGTCGCTCACGCTCGGTACGCTCCGTCTCGCATCGCTCTACCGGGAAGTGGTCTTTGAAGCGAAACAAGCCGGGATATTTTCTGTCTATTTCGGAAATCCTGGCGCGCATCGGCCGGTCTATGATTTCGAGCAATACGTCGCCTATCTCGACCCATCCTCGGCGACAGAAGCGGTCTCGGGTGCTCGGTATGTGAATGCTGCATACGTCGCTCCGGTAGCGCCACCCCTTCCTTTCTCAGAGCGGTACCCGTATCTTTTGCCGGGAGCACTGATTCTGTTTGTCGCATCACTCACGCTCATCATGCTCCGGTTTATTCGAAACGACCGCTAA
- a CDS encoding carboxypeptidase regulatory-like domain-containing protein — protein sequence MNKDQAVLFFGGIVFLILTTVFGIALTGANRELITKRASERAEQERRYQEDMENNSKLKAVQQAAGNIRNQQGSIEQLHPGPLTSGSVVATKEANPGSVSPDPYNRVPARTGRKSALIFGDLGLSVSAHPLTESQLRYLTSPKESAGSLQVFVIDGGGGFVSGALCRLFTTAGYPAEGYLLSRLSDKNGICLFRDILAGEYSVETFTKNGMEHTVSVSVSPNRQTAVFPDIYPIDLSASCSDTDGADLFLRGSEFEVCRDTSHVMESGCGAFLPSGPQSSWSKIYFCPNGCSEGACKN from the coding sequence ATGAACAAGGATCAAGCAGTGCTTTTCTTTGGGGGCATTGTTTTTCTTATCCTGACAACGGTTTTTGGGATCGCACTTACCGGTGCAAACCGGGAATTGATCACGAAAAGAGCCAGTGAGCGTGCCGAACAGGAGCGTCGGTATCAGGAGGATATGGAAAATAACTCGAAACTGAAGGCCGTGCAACAGGCGGCTGGAAACATCCGAAATCAGCAGGGTTCCATCGAACAACTGCACCCAGGACCACTGACTTCGGGGAGTGTTGTGGCTACTAAAGAGGCCAATCCCGGATCGGTATCTCCGGATCCATATAACAGGGTTCCGGCGCGGACGGGTCGGAAATCAGCTCTGATATTCGGGGACTTAGGACTTTCAGTGTCTGCCCACCCGCTGACTGAGAGTCAACTTCGATATCTCACTTCGCCCAAGGAGTCCGCCGGGAGTCTGCAGGTGTTCGTCATCGATGGCGGCGGCGGTTTCGTGTCGGGTGCGTTGTGCCGGCTCTTTACCACCGCTGGGTATCCAGCCGAAGGGTATCTTCTCAGTCGACTCTCCGATAAGAATGGGATCTGTCTCTTCAGGGATATCCTGGCAGGGGAGTATTCTGTCGAAACATTCACGAAGAACGGGATGGAACATACGGTATCCGTTTCGGTCAGTCCGAATCGCCAGACAGCGGTTTTCCCGGATATCTACCCGATAGATCTATCGGCTTCGTGTTCGGATACGGATGGGGCTGATCTATTCCTTCGAGGCAGTGAATTCGAAGTCTGTCGTGACACGAGCCACGTCATGGAGAGTGGTTGCGGCGCGTTCCTTCCGAGCGGACCGCAGTCTTCATGGAGTAAGATATATTTCTGTCCGAATGGATGTTCGGAAGGGGCGTGTAAGAACTGA
- a CDS encoding glycosyltransferase family 39 protein translates to MPPFFILFSGFSLAVTAVWLRHHFFVLPDDWLAISLPLIVCAGLTVFVASGWQAHRGPSSDLRIRRLIWLVIIGLLALVIFNTQVFLIGLLPGHAPVIPFAVWPTANLSFLTKLGTVIVTYFLLSGVLAATGNSVLKRLRDSDRTDASYGFFLRIVIGSSLWATLLVALGWLSALTPGVIWVCLAGIALFEWRYLLSLCRYCLGSDVWHLDVKSPLFALALFGLFLVALNLSETIRPEPTGFDDMTYYMDHVHRMQAAQAFLPGGNPFPFELTAAAVGIASHDQKMMLALSLGVYGLLLGAAILFAFGRAIWGANVGAIAAVLTLSIPMGAALALNETKPDAWLFPVTTLFFWSLIRWLRSRDMSACFLALYLFSFALTIKLTALFLLAPLGIGILIVFLTRQSATAIWPSSRTIVLAGVFVLLPVLPWLMLSVATHPPGQPYEFSQILASYPPDSPSLHRDIALLLTDHRCQSTAAAEDFTRFVGQRGPIATLLFLPWDITMNLTVAAFATEIGFLFLAILPLWLWYTWSIVRDPTREHLRSPSTQLILLSAGYLLVWLCLAQRVPWYGYPVIALLSLLAAEAISRSRSVSIALFRFLAILFVVGLIGNTLVRMKFSGSPEHFRYAAGTLEASDYLDVTFSGLKTLKSAINRPSAPRIYITGSRLWYAVDDHAVRAYNDPHLDTFNCLFDTGGSDGVLETFRALDIQYVFFSRILLRELQHDQNQTFRAKIERFTDFAGHSLRVVWGSADYMLFEVPPAPFVPTDTQ, encoded by the coding sequence ATGCCACCTTTTTTCATCCTCTTTTCCGGTTTCTCTCTGGCCGTCACAGCCGTCTGGCTGCGTCACCACTTTTTCGTGCTCCCCGATGATTGGCTCGCCATCAGTCTGCCGCTCATCGTCTGCGCGGGACTGACGGTATTCGTCGCTTCGGGATGGCAGGCTCACCGCGGTCCATCCTCGGACCTCCGTATCAGACGTCTGATCTGGCTGGTTATTATCGGGCTCCTGGCCTTGGTCATCTTCAATACCCAAGTCTTCCTGATCGGCCTCTTGCCCGGCCATGCACCGGTTATCCCCTTCGCCGTTTGGCCCACAGCCAATCTGTCTTTCCTCACGAAACTCGGAACTGTCATCGTGACCTATTTCCTCCTCTCGGGAGTACTTGCCGCCACGGGGAACAGTGTCTTGAAACGACTGCGGGACTCAGACCGAACGGACGCGAGCTACGGATTTTTCCTCCGTATCGTCATTGGGTCGAGTCTGTGGGCGACACTCCTGGTCGCTCTCGGATGGCTCTCAGCGCTCACGCCTGGGGTCATCTGGGTTTGTCTTGCCGGTATCGCACTCTTTGAATGGCGCTATCTCCTGTCTCTTTGTCGCTATTGCCTTGGGAGCGATGTCTGGCATCTTGATGTGAAGAGTCCACTCTTCGCGCTCGCCCTCTTCGGACTTTTCCTCGTCGCGCTGAACCTGTCCGAAACCATCCGCCCCGAACCCACCGGTTTCGATGACATGACCTATTACATGGATCACGTCCATCGGATGCAGGCAGCACAGGCCTTCCTGCCCGGTGGAAATCCCTTTCCATTTGAACTCACCGCTGCCGCCGTCGGAATCGCGAGTCATGACCAGAAGATGATGCTCGCGCTCTCACTCGGCGTGTACGGACTACTCCTCGGGGCGGCCATCCTCTTCGCCTTTGGCCGAGCGATCTGGGGCGCGAATGTCGGTGCCATCGCCGCTGTACTCACGCTCTCGATACCGATGGGCGCCGCCCTCGCTCTCAACGAGACCAAACCGGACGCCTGGCTTTTCCCCGTGACCACACTATTCTTTTGGTCGCTTATCCGCTGGCTTCGATCCCGCGATATGTCAGCTTGTTTCCTCGCCCTTTACCTCTTCAGTTTTGCACTGACCATCAAACTCACTGCCCTCTTCCTCCTCGCGCCGCTTGGCATCGGTATCCTCATCGTGTTCCTCACCCGACAGTCAGCCACAGCAATCTGGCCGTCGTCCCGGACCATCGTGCTGGCGGGCGTCTTCGTCCTCTTGCCGGTCCTCCCCTGGCTTATGCTATCAGTAGCCACACACCCGCCCGGGCAGCCCTATGAATTTTCACAAATCCTCGCGAGTTATCCACCGGACTCGCCGTCGCTCCACCGCGACATCGCTCTTCTCCTCACTGATCATCGGTGTCAATCAACGGCCGCTGCCGAAGACTTCACCCGCTTCGTGGGGCAGCGCGGTCCGATCGCCACTCTCCTCTTCCTCCCCTGGGATATCACGATGAACCTGACCGTGGCCGCGTTTGCGACCGAGATTGGATTCCTCTTTCTCGCCATCCTGCCTCTCTGGCTCTGGTATACATGGTCGATAGTCCGTGACCCAACACGTGAACACCTTCGATCACCGAGCACCCAGCTCATACTCCTCTCTGCCGGATACTTGCTGGTGTGGCTATGTCTCGCACAGCGTGTCCCGTGGTACGGATACCCTGTCATCGCGCTCCTATCGCTACTCGCTGCTGAAGCGATCAGCCGAAGCCGGTCAGTCTCAATCGCACTGTTTCGTTTCCTGGCAATTCTCTTCGTGGTCGGCCTCATCGGCAACACCCTCGTTCGGATGAAGTTTTCCGGCTCACCAGAACACTTCCGCTATGCCGCAGGAACCCTCGAAGCCAGTGACTACCTCGATGTCACTTTCTCCGGTCTGAAGACGCTCAAGAGCGCCATCAATCGACCGTCCGCGCCCCGAATCTATATCACGGGGTCCCGCCTCTGGTATGCTGTCGACGACCACGCTGTCCGCGCCTACAATGATCCTCATCTCGATACCTTCAACTGCCTCTTCGACACCGGTGGATCAGACGGGGTGCTCGAAACATTCCGAGCCCTCGATATCCAGTACGTCTTCTTCTCACGGATACTTCTCCGCGAACTTCAGCACGACCAGAACCAGACCTTTCGAGCCAAAATTGAACGCTTCACTGATTTCGCCGGCCACTCGCTCCGCGTCGTCTGGGGCTCTGCCGATTACATGCTGTTCGAGGTGCCACCGGCCCCCTTCGTCCCAACTGACACTCAATAG
- the rplI gene encoding 50S ribosomal protein L9, protein MKVILVKDVTNVGKAGEIKEVKKGFAFNFLLPEGLAELATAGMVKSVEKSLEKRNAEKTAKLAELATSMKRLDGMTFTVAAKAAEGKLFGSVTVADIVAAAKAADIEIIDDMVNLEHPIKTVGEHAVKLVAGTAKATVTVSVVAE, encoded by the coding sequence ATGAAAGTGATCCTCGTCAAGGATGTCACCAATGTCGGGAAAGCCGGAGAGATCAAGGAGGTCAAGAAAGGCTTTGCGTTCAACTTCCTTCTCCCCGAGGGGTTAGCGGAACTCGCGACTGCGGGTATGGTAAAATCAGTTGAGAAGTCGCTCGAAAAGCGTAACGCTGAGAAGACGGCCAAGCTCGCCGAGCTCGCGACGTCGATGAAGCGTCTCGATGGCATGACGTTTACGGTGGCGGCCAAGGCGGCGGAGGGGAAGCTGTTTGGATCGGTTACCGTGGCTGATATCGTCGCAGCGGCCAAGGCGGCTGACATCGAGATCATCGACGATATGGTCAATCTCGAGCACCCCATCAAAACCGTTGGCGAGCACGCCGTGAAGCTTGTCGCCGGGACAGCCAAGGCGACCGTGACGGTCTCGGTTGTCGCAGAATAA